A genome region from Populus alba chromosome 5, ASM523922v2, whole genome shotgun sequence includes the following:
- the LOC118045808 gene encoding uncharacterized protein yields MAEYICLLNKDTIVIKPAKKTPILLRMIVLMFAMVCGVYICSVCLKQTSIHSKIKFQDIQVVERLSPDDDHGNLQISSVHYPNPKTFSRAECAHNPVRYFAILSMQRSGSGWFETLLNSHVNVSSNGEIFSVLDRRRNISSITQTLDKVYNLDWFTSASKNECSAAVGFKWMLNQGVMQHHKEISDYFNRRGVFAIFLFRRNLLRRMVSVLANSYDRHAKLLNGTHKSHVHSTEEAKTLAKYKPMINSTLLISDLKEVEITAAKALEYFNSTRHIVLYYEDLIKNPTKLKDVQAFLGLPLMELMSRQVKIHKGPLSDHVKNWEDVNKTLNGTAYESFLQADY; encoded by the exons ATGGCTGAGTATATCTGTTTATTAAACAAG GATACGATAGTCATAAAGCCTGCTAAGAAAACTCCAATTTTGTTAAGGATGATAGTCTTAATGTTTGCAATGGTTTGTGGAGTTTATATCTGCTCAGTTTGTTTAAAGCAGACAAGTATCCatagtaaaattaaatttcaagatatCCAAGTAGTTGAGAGGCTGTCTCCTGATGACGACCATGGAAATCTGCAAATTTCTAGTGTACATTATCCAAATCCCAAAACTTTTAGCAG GGCTGAATGTGCGCATAATCCTGTACGGTACTTTGCTATATTGTCGATGCAAAGATCAGGGAGTGGATGGTTTGAAACATTGTTAAACAGTCATGTTAATGTGAGCTCAAATGGAGAGATATTTTCTGTTCTTGATAGGAGGAGAAATATTTCATCAATTACACAAACTCTTGATAAAGTCTACAATTTGGACTGGTTCACTAGTGCATCAAAGAATGAATGCTCTGCAGCAGTTGGCTTCAAGTGGATGCTTAATCAG GGAGTAATGCAGCATCATAAGGAAATATCAGACTACTTCAACCGCAGGGGTGTATTTGCAATATTTTTGTTTCGAAGAAATCTACTACGTCGCATGGTTTCAGTTCTTGCAAATTCCTATGATCGCCATGCTAAGCTATTGAATGGAACCCACAAGTCTCATGTTCATTCCACTGAAGAG GCCAAAACACTTGCGAAGTACAAGCCTATGATAAATTCCACACTGTTGATTTCTGATCTGAAGGAGGTTGAGATCACAGCTGCCAAGGCTTTAGAATACTTCAATAGCACCAGGCACATTGTTCTGTACTATGAGGATCTCATAAAAAACCCTACT AAACTTAAGGACGTTCAAGCATTTCTAGGTCTTCCGCTGATGGAGTTAATGAGCCGTCAGGTCAAGATACACAAAGGTCCATTGTCAGACCATGTTAAGAACTGGGAAGATGTCAACAAGACACTGAATGGAACTGCATATGAGAGTTTCCTCCAAGCTGATTATTAA
- the LOC118045767 gene encoding uncharacterized protein isoform X1 — protein sequence MDSTPVNWEALDRLILDFAKSENLIDDSASTSIISSPSSSPPSFSSSYQSRFIIRQIRRFLESGDIDSSLHLLRSHAPFILDDHRLLFRLQKQKFMELLRRGTGEARDSAIECTRTALAPCALDAYPEAYEEFKHVLLAFIYDKDDQNSPVANEWSERRRFEIAGLMSSVLRAHLQAYDPVFSMTLRYLISIHKGFCIRQGISSPISDLTERLLLEERDPPAVPQESFYEAPPFDEVDIQALAHAVELTRQGAIDSLRFAKGDLFQAFQNELCRMKVDVSMLDELVREYCVYRGIVDSGLALPSVPGLKTLTEPLKVGQSEPGYCSSRNYSFEVDNTNSKHSDGETSVSNAHMNGSPEDSVDVNSIQGTDVELRYACESTNYSEDCSTSGSHQAGISKVLQRNRNYTTGERSKRKRWRGRQDDEDYKQDVNATSTDLSREQQNIFLQGLEKHPSADIKSRDDKYEIVLGMKELAGRGMAAEVVEEVTALDPNFFLQNHILLFQLKQVEFLKLVSSGDHSSALRVASSHLGPIASRDPSLLKPLKETLLALLWPNEDALGKGLPLHALSTSLQFAIGRKLGVEEPQLMKLMRATLHTHNEWFKLQMCKDRFDSLLRIDSLKDVNTPLISACSMSKSNADSCTHGSSQVTISSSTRVSEDGSSATQESSRDVCDENAILKVMEFLALPRADAIHLLAQYNGNAETVIQQIFA from the exons ATGGACTCGACGCCAGTGAACTGGGAAGCTCTAGACAGACTCATACTAGATTTTGCAAAATCAGAGAATTTAATCGACGACTCCGCTTCAACATCAATAATATCCTCTCCATCCTCTTCTCCTCCAAGTTTCTCTTCCTCTTATCAATCACGATTCATTATTCGCCAGATCAGACGGTTCTTAGAGTCCGGTGACATTGACTCTTCTCTTCATCTTCTCCGCTCCCACGCTCCTTTTATTCTCGATGATCATCGCCTCCTGTTTCGCTTACAGAAACAG AAATTTATGGAGTTATTAAGGAGAGGAACGGGCGAGGCGAGGGATTCTGCTATTGAATGCACAAGGACGGCTCTCGCTCCATGTGCACTTGATGCGTATCCG GAAGCATATGAGGAATTTAAGCATGTTCTCCTTGCCTTTATATACGACAAAGATGATCAAAATTCTCCTGTGGCAAATGAG TGGTCTGAAAGAAGGAGGTTTGAAATTGCTGGATTAATGTCCTCAGTCTTAAGAGCTCATTTACAGGCATATGATCCAGTCTTTTCTATGacattaagatatttaataag CATACACAAGGGGTTTTGCATTCGTCAAGGTATTTCATCACCCATTTCGGATCTTACTGAAAGGTTGCTCCTTGAGGAGCGCGATCCTCCTGCTGTTCCACAAGAGAGTTTTTATGAAGCACCTCCATTTGATGAG GTGGACATACAAGCACTTGCACATGCCGTGGAGCTTACAAGACAAGGGGCAATTGACAGCTTGAGATTTGCTAAGGGAGACCTGTTTCAGGCATTCCAG AATGAGCTATGTCGGATGAAGGTGGATGTTTCAATGCTTGATGAGCTTGTTCGTGAGTATTGTGTCTACAGGGGTATTGTCGATTCTGGTCTTGCATTGCCTTCTG TACCAGGATTAAAAACCCTCACCGAGCCTTTAAAAGTTGGTCAATCAGAGCCTGGCTATTGTTCCTCAAGAAACTACTCTTTTGAGGTCGACAATACTAACAGTAAACATTCAGATGGTGAAACTTCCGTAAGCAATGCTCATATGAATGGCTCTCCTGAGGATAGTGTGGATGTGAATAGCATACAAGGAACTGATGTTGAGTTAAGATATGCGTGTGAATCAACAAACTATTCTGAAGATTGCAGCACCAGCGGATCACATCAAGCAGGAATTTCCAAAGTTCTCCAAAGAAACAGAAATTATACAACTGGAGAAAGGAGCAAACGCAAGCGATGGAGGGGGAGGCAAGATGACGAAGACTATAAGCAAGATGTTAATGCCACCAGTACAGATTTATCCAGGGAACAACAG AACATTTTTCTACAGGGCTTGGAAAAGCATCCTTCAGCAGACATAAAGAGCAGAGATGATAAATATGAGATTGTACTTGGGATGAAGGAACTGGCAGGTAGAGGAATGGCAGCAGAGGTTGTGGAAGAAGTTACTGCTTTGGATCCAAACTTTTTTCTGCAAAATCATATCTTGCTCTTCCAGTTGAAACAA GTTGAATTCCTTAAACTGGTTAGCTCTGGTGATCATTCAAGTGCTCTAAGGGTCGCAAGCTCACACTTAGGGCCCATAGCATCAAGAGATCCTTCTTTGCTGAAGCCCTTGAAGGAGACTTTGCTGGCATTGCTCTGGCCTAATGAAGATGCCCTTGGAAAAGGCTTGCCTTTACATGCACTTTCAACTTCTCTTCAG TTTGCAATAGGTCGGAAGCTTGGTGTTGAAGAACCACAGCTTATGAAGCTGATGAGAGCAACCCTCCATACTCACAATGAGTGGTTTAAACTTCAAATGTGCAAAGATCGGTTTGATAGTCTTCTAAGGATTGATTCTTTGAAAGATGTTAACACTCCCTTGATTTCTGCTTGTTCCATGTCGAAGTCAAATGCTGACAGCTGCACCCATGGATCCTCCCAAGTTACAATATCTTCCAGCACTAGGGTTTCAGAAGATGGCAGCAGCGCAACTCAAGAGTCATCTAGAGATGTTTGTGATGAAAATGCAATACTAAAAGTTATG GAATTTCTTGCGCTGCCAAGGGCTGATGCTATCCATCTTCTTGCACAGTACAATGGAAATGCGGAGACTGTCATTCAGCAAATATTCGCTTAG
- the LOC118045767 gene encoding uncharacterized protein isoform X2 — MDSTPVNWEALDRLILDFAKSENLIDDSASTSIISSPSSSPPSFSSSYQSRFIIRQIRRFLESGDIDSSLHLLRSHAPFILDDHRLLFRLQKQKFMELLRRGTGEARDSAIECTRTALAPCALDAYPEAYEEFKHVLLAFIYDKDDQNSPVANEWSERRRFEIAGLMSSVLRAHLQAYDPVFSMTLRYLISIHKGFCIRQGISSPISDLTERLLLEERDPPAVPQESFYEAPPFDEVDIQALAHAVELTRQGAIDSLRFAKGDLFQAFQNELCRMKVDVSMLDELVREYCVYRGIVDSGLALPSVPGLKTLTEPLKVGQSEPGYCSSRNYSFEVDNTNSKHSDGETSVSNAHMNGSPEDSVDVNSIQGTDVELRYACESTNYSEDCSTSGSHQAGISKVLQRNRNYTTGERSKRKRWRGRQDDEDYKQDVNATSTDLSREQQGLEKHPSADIKSRDDKYEIVLGMKELAGRGMAAEVVEEVTALDPNFFLQNHILLFQLKQVEFLKLVSSGDHSSALRVASSHLGPIASRDPSLLKPLKETLLALLWPNEDALGKGLPLHALSTSLQFAIGRKLGVEEPQLMKLMRATLHTHNEWFKLQMCKDRFDSLLRIDSLKDVNTPLISACSMSKSNADSCTHGSSQVTISSSTRVSEDGSSATQESSRDVCDENAILKVMEFLALPRADAIHLLAQYNGNAETVIQQIFA, encoded by the exons ATGGACTCGACGCCAGTGAACTGGGAAGCTCTAGACAGACTCATACTAGATTTTGCAAAATCAGAGAATTTAATCGACGACTCCGCTTCAACATCAATAATATCCTCTCCATCCTCTTCTCCTCCAAGTTTCTCTTCCTCTTATCAATCACGATTCATTATTCGCCAGATCAGACGGTTCTTAGAGTCCGGTGACATTGACTCTTCTCTTCATCTTCTCCGCTCCCACGCTCCTTTTATTCTCGATGATCATCGCCTCCTGTTTCGCTTACAGAAACAG AAATTTATGGAGTTATTAAGGAGAGGAACGGGCGAGGCGAGGGATTCTGCTATTGAATGCACAAGGACGGCTCTCGCTCCATGTGCACTTGATGCGTATCCG GAAGCATATGAGGAATTTAAGCATGTTCTCCTTGCCTTTATATACGACAAAGATGATCAAAATTCTCCTGTGGCAAATGAG TGGTCTGAAAGAAGGAGGTTTGAAATTGCTGGATTAATGTCCTCAGTCTTAAGAGCTCATTTACAGGCATATGATCCAGTCTTTTCTATGacattaagatatttaataag CATACACAAGGGGTTTTGCATTCGTCAAGGTATTTCATCACCCATTTCGGATCTTACTGAAAGGTTGCTCCTTGAGGAGCGCGATCCTCCTGCTGTTCCACAAGAGAGTTTTTATGAAGCACCTCCATTTGATGAG GTGGACATACAAGCACTTGCACATGCCGTGGAGCTTACAAGACAAGGGGCAATTGACAGCTTGAGATTTGCTAAGGGAGACCTGTTTCAGGCATTCCAG AATGAGCTATGTCGGATGAAGGTGGATGTTTCAATGCTTGATGAGCTTGTTCGTGAGTATTGTGTCTACAGGGGTATTGTCGATTCTGGTCTTGCATTGCCTTCTG TACCAGGATTAAAAACCCTCACCGAGCCTTTAAAAGTTGGTCAATCAGAGCCTGGCTATTGTTCCTCAAGAAACTACTCTTTTGAGGTCGACAATACTAACAGTAAACATTCAGATGGTGAAACTTCCGTAAGCAATGCTCATATGAATGGCTCTCCTGAGGATAGTGTGGATGTGAATAGCATACAAGGAACTGATGTTGAGTTAAGATATGCGTGTGAATCAACAAACTATTCTGAAGATTGCAGCACCAGCGGATCACATCAAGCAGGAATTTCCAAAGTTCTCCAAAGAAACAGAAATTATACAACTGGAGAAAGGAGCAAACGCAAGCGATGGAGGGGGAGGCAAGATGACGAAGACTATAAGCAAGATGTTAATGCCACCAGTACAGATTTATCCAGGGAACAACAG GGCTTGGAAAAGCATCCTTCAGCAGACATAAAGAGCAGAGATGATAAATATGAGATTGTACTTGGGATGAAGGAACTGGCAGGTAGAGGAATGGCAGCAGAGGTTGTGGAAGAAGTTACTGCTTTGGATCCAAACTTTTTTCTGCAAAATCATATCTTGCTCTTCCAGTTGAAACAA GTTGAATTCCTTAAACTGGTTAGCTCTGGTGATCATTCAAGTGCTCTAAGGGTCGCAAGCTCACACTTAGGGCCCATAGCATCAAGAGATCCTTCTTTGCTGAAGCCCTTGAAGGAGACTTTGCTGGCATTGCTCTGGCCTAATGAAGATGCCCTTGGAAAAGGCTTGCCTTTACATGCACTTTCAACTTCTCTTCAG TTTGCAATAGGTCGGAAGCTTGGTGTTGAAGAACCACAGCTTATGAAGCTGATGAGAGCAACCCTCCATACTCACAATGAGTGGTTTAAACTTCAAATGTGCAAAGATCGGTTTGATAGTCTTCTAAGGATTGATTCTTTGAAAGATGTTAACACTCCCTTGATTTCTGCTTGTTCCATGTCGAAGTCAAATGCTGACAGCTGCACCCATGGATCCTCCCAAGTTACAATATCTTCCAGCACTAGGGTTTCAGAAGATGGCAGCAGCGCAACTCAAGAGTCATCTAGAGATGTTTGTGATGAAAATGCAATACTAAAAGTTATG GAATTTCTTGCGCTGCCAAGGGCTGATGCTATCCATCTTCTTGCACAGTACAATGGAAATGCGGAGACTGTCATTCAGCAAATATTCGCTTAG
- the LOC118045767 gene encoding uncharacterized protein isoform X4, whose product MDSTPVNWEALDRLILDFAKSENLIDDSASTSIISSPSSSPPSFSSSYQSRFIIRQIRRFLESGDIDSSLHLLRSHAPFILDDHRLLFRLQKQKFMELLRRGTGEARDSAIECTRTALAPCALDAYPEAYEEFKHVLLAFIYDKDDQNSPVANEWSERRRFEIAGLMSSVLRAHLQAYDPVFSMTLRYLISIHKGFCIRQGISSPISDLTERLLLEERDPPAVPQESFYEAPPFDEVDIQALAHAVELTRQGAIDSLRFAKGDLFQAFQNELCRMKVDVSMLDELVREYCVYRGIVDSGLALPSDGETSVSNAHMNGSPEDSVDVNSIQGTDVELRYACESTNYSEDCSTSGSHQAGISKVLQRNRNYTTGERSKRKRWRGRQDDEDYKQDVNATSTDLSREQQNIFLQGLEKHPSADIKSRDDKYEIVLGMKELAGRGMAAEVVEEVTALDPNFFLQNHILLFQLKQVEFLKLVSSGDHSSALRVASSHLGPIASRDPSLLKPLKETLLALLWPNEDALGKGLPLHALSTSLQFAIGRKLGVEEPQLMKLMRATLHTHNEWFKLQMCKDRFDSLLRIDSLKDVNTPLISACSMSKSNADSCTHGSSQVTISSSTRVSEDGSSATQESSRDVCDENAILKVMEFLALPRADAIHLLAQYNGNAETVIQQIFA is encoded by the exons ATGGACTCGACGCCAGTGAACTGGGAAGCTCTAGACAGACTCATACTAGATTTTGCAAAATCAGAGAATTTAATCGACGACTCCGCTTCAACATCAATAATATCCTCTCCATCCTCTTCTCCTCCAAGTTTCTCTTCCTCTTATCAATCACGATTCATTATTCGCCAGATCAGACGGTTCTTAGAGTCCGGTGACATTGACTCTTCTCTTCATCTTCTCCGCTCCCACGCTCCTTTTATTCTCGATGATCATCGCCTCCTGTTTCGCTTACAGAAACAG AAATTTATGGAGTTATTAAGGAGAGGAACGGGCGAGGCGAGGGATTCTGCTATTGAATGCACAAGGACGGCTCTCGCTCCATGTGCACTTGATGCGTATCCG GAAGCATATGAGGAATTTAAGCATGTTCTCCTTGCCTTTATATACGACAAAGATGATCAAAATTCTCCTGTGGCAAATGAG TGGTCTGAAAGAAGGAGGTTTGAAATTGCTGGATTAATGTCCTCAGTCTTAAGAGCTCATTTACAGGCATATGATCCAGTCTTTTCTATGacattaagatatttaataag CATACACAAGGGGTTTTGCATTCGTCAAGGTATTTCATCACCCATTTCGGATCTTACTGAAAGGTTGCTCCTTGAGGAGCGCGATCCTCCTGCTGTTCCACAAGAGAGTTTTTATGAAGCACCTCCATTTGATGAG GTGGACATACAAGCACTTGCACATGCCGTGGAGCTTACAAGACAAGGGGCAATTGACAGCTTGAGATTTGCTAAGGGAGACCTGTTTCAGGCATTCCAG AATGAGCTATGTCGGATGAAGGTGGATGTTTCAATGCTTGATGAGCTTGTTCGTGAGTATTGTGTCTACAGGGGTATTGTCGATTCTGGTCTTGCATTGCCTTCTG ATGGTGAAACTTCCGTAAGCAATGCTCATATGAATGGCTCTCCTGAGGATAGTGTGGATGTGAATAGCATACAAGGAACTGATGTTGAGTTAAGATATGCGTGTGAATCAACAAACTATTCTGAAGATTGCAGCACCAGCGGATCACATCAAGCAGGAATTTCCAAAGTTCTCCAAAGAAACAGAAATTATACAACTGGAGAAAGGAGCAAACGCAAGCGATGGAGGGGGAGGCAAGATGACGAAGACTATAAGCAAGATGTTAATGCCACCAGTACAGATTTATCCAGGGAACAACAG AACATTTTTCTACAGGGCTTGGAAAAGCATCCTTCAGCAGACATAAAGAGCAGAGATGATAAATATGAGATTGTACTTGGGATGAAGGAACTGGCAGGTAGAGGAATGGCAGCAGAGGTTGTGGAAGAAGTTACTGCTTTGGATCCAAACTTTTTTCTGCAAAATCATATCTTGCTCTTCCAGTTGAAACAA GTTGAATTCCTTAAACTGGTTAGCTCTGGTGATCATTCAAGTGCTCTAAGGGTCGCAAGCTCACACTTAGGGCCCATAGCATCAAGAGATCCTTCTTTGCTGAAGCCCTTGAAGGAGACTTTGCTGGCATTGCTCTGGCCTAATGAAGATGCCCTTGGAAAAGGCTTGCCTTTACATGCACTTTCAACTTCTCTTCAG TTTGCAATAGGTCGGAAGCTTGGTGTTGAAGAACCACAGCTTATGAAGCTGATGAGAGCAACCCTCCATACTCACAATGAGTGGTTTAAACTTCAAATGTGCAAAGATCGGTTTGATAGTCTTCTAAGGATTGATTCTTTGAAAGATGTTAACACTCCCTTGATTTCTGCTTGTTCCATGTCGAAGTCAAATGCTGACAGCTGCACCCATGGATCCTCCCAAGTTACAATATCTTCCAGCACTAGGGTTTCAGAAGATGGCAGCAGCGCAACTCAAGAGTCATCTAGAGATGTTTGTGATGAAAATGCAATACTAAAAGTTATG GAATTTCTTGCGCTGCCAAGGGCTGATGCTATCCATCTTCTTGCACAGTACAATGGAAATGCGGAGACTGTCATTCAGCAAATATTCGCTTAG
- the LOC118045767 gene encoding uncharacterized protein isoform X3: MDSTPVNWEALDRLILDFAKSENLIDDSASTSIISSPSSSPPSFSSSYQSRFIIRQIRRFLESGDIDSSLHLLRSHAPFILDDHRLLFRLQKQEAYEEFKHVLLAFIYDKDDQNSPVANEWSERRRFEIAGLMSSVLRAHLQAYDPVFSMTLRYLISIHKGFCIRQGISSPISDLTERLLLEERDPPAVPQESFYEAPPFDEVDIQALAHAVELTRQGAIDSLRFAKGDLFQAFQNELCRMKVDVSMLDELVREYCVYRGIVDSGLALPSVPGLKTLTEPLKVGQSEPGYCSSRNYSFEVDNTNSKHSDGETSVSNAHMNGSPEDSVDVNSIQGTDVELRYACESTNYSEDCSTSGSHQAGISKVLQRNRNYTTGERSKRKRWRGRQDDEDYKQDVNATSTDLSREQQNIFLQGLEKHPSADIKSRDDKYEIVLGMKELAGRGMAAEVVEEVTALDPNFFLQNHILLFQLKQVEFLKLVSSGDHSSALRVASSHLGPIASRDPSLLKPLKETLLALLWPNEDALGKGLPLHALSTSLQFAIGRKLGVEEPQLMKLMRATLHTHNEWFKLQMCKDRFDSLLRIDSLKDVNTPLISACSMSKSNADSCTHGSSQVTISSSTRVSEDGSSATQESSRDVCDENAILKVMEFLALPRADAIHLLAQYNGNAETVIQQIFA; the protein is encoded by the exons ATGGACTCGACGCCAGTGAACTGGGAAGCTCTAGACAGACTCATACTAGATTTTGCAAAATCAGAGAATTTAATCGACGACTCCGCTTCAACATCAATAATATCCTCTCCATCCTCTTCTCCTCCAAGTTTCTCTTCCTCTTATCAATCACGATTCATTATTCGCCAGATCAGACGGTTCTTAGAGTCCGGTGACATTGACTCTTCTCTTCATCTTCTCCGCTCCCACGCTCCTTTTATTCTCGATGATCATCGCCTCCTGTTTCGCTTACAGAAACAG GAAGCATATGAGGAATTTAAGCATGTTCTCCTTGCCTTTATATACGACAAAGATGATCAAAATTCTCCTGTGGCAAATGAG TGGTCTGAAAGAAGGAGGTTTGAAATTGCTGGATTAATGTCCTCAGTCTTAAGAGCTCATTTACAGGCATATGATCCAGTCTTTTCTATGacattaagatatttaataag CATACACAAGGGGTTTTGCATTCGTCAAGGTATTTCATCACCCATTTCGGATCTTACTGAAAGGTTGCTCCTTGAGGAGCGCGATCCTCCTGCTGTTCCACAAGAGAGTTTTTATGAAGCACCTCCATTTGATGAG GTGGACATACAAGCACTTGCACATGCCGTGGAGCTTACAAGACAAGGGGCAATTGACAGCTTGAGATTTGCTAAGGGAGACCTGTTTCAGGCATTCCAG AATGAGCTATGTCGGATGAAGGTGGATGTTTCAATGCTTGATGAGCTTGTTCGTGAGTATTGTGTCTACAGGGGTATTGTCGATTCTGGTCTTGCATTGCCTTCTG TACCAGGATTAAAAACCCTCACCGAGCCTTTAAAAGTTGGTCAATCAGAGCCTGGCTATTGTTCCTCAAGAAACTACTCTTTTGAGGTCGACAATACTAACAGTAAACATTCAGATGGTGAAACTTCCGTAAGCAATGCTCATATGAATGGCTCTCCTGAGGATAGTGTGGATGTGAATAGCATACAAGGAACTGATGTTGAGTTAAGATATGCGTGTGAATCAACAAACTATTCTGAAGATTGCAGCACCAGCGGATCACATCAAGCAGGAATTTCCAAAGTTCTCCAAAGAAACAGAAATTATACAACTGGAGAAAGGAGCAAACGCAAGCGATGGAGGGGGAGGCAAGATGACGAAGACTATAAGCAAGATGTTAATGCCACCAGTACAGATTTATCCAGGGAACAACAG AACATTTTTCTACAGGGCTTGGAAAAGCATCCTTCAGCAGACATAAAGAGCAGAGATGATAAATATGAGATTGTACTTGGGATGAAGGAACTGGCAGGTAGAGGAATGGCAGCAGAGGTTGTGGAAGAAGTTACTGCTTTGGATCCAAACTTTTTTCTGCAAAATCATATCTTGCTCTTCCAGTTGAAACAA GTTGAATTCCTTAAACTGGTTAGCTCTGGTGATCATTCAAGTGCTCTAAGGGTCGCAAGCTCACACTTAGGGCCCATAGCATCAAGAGATCCTTCTTTGCTGAAGCCCTTGAAGGAGACTTTGCTGGCATTGCTCTGGCCTAATGAAGATGCCCTTGGAAAAGGCTTGCCTTTACATGCACTTTCAACTTCTCTTCAG TTTGCAATAGGTCGGAAGCTTGGTGTTGAAGAACCACAGCTTATGAAGCTGATGAGAGCAACCCTCCATACTCACAATGAGTGGTTTAAACTTCAAATGTGCAAAGATCGGTTTGATAGTCTTCTAAGGATTGATTCTTTGAAAGATGTTAACACTCCCTTGATTTCTGCTTGTTCCATGTCGAAGTCAAATGCTGACAGCTGCACCCATGGATCCTCCCAAGTTACAATATCTTCCAGCACTAGGGTTTCAGAAGATGGCAGCAGCGCAACTCAAGAGTCATCTAGAGATGTTTGTGATGAAAATGCAATACTAAAAGTTATG GAATTTCTTGCGCTGCCAAGGGCTGATGCTATCCATCTTCTTGCACAGTACAATGGAAATGCGGAGACTGTCATTCAGCAAATATTCGCTTAG